One window of Phycodurus eques isolate BA_2022a chromosome 17, UOR_Pequ_1.1, whole genome shotgun sequence genomic DNA carries:
- the sptbn2 gene encoding spectrin family protein isoform X4 → MEWDHRDREPCLSPAAFVNQVQYSNILEGRFKQLQDEREAVQKKTFTKWVNSHLGRVTCRISDLYTDLRDGRMLIRLLEVLSGEQLPKPTKGRMRIHCLENVDKALQFLKEQKVHLENMGSHDIVDGNHRLTLGLIWTIILRFQIQDISVETEDNKEKKSAKDALLLWCQMKTAGYPNVNIHNFTTSWRDGLAFNAIVHKHRPDLIEFDTLKRSNAHYNLQNAFNVAEKELGLTKLLDPEDVNVDQPDEKSIITYVATYYHYFSKMKALAVEGKRIGKVLDYAIEADQLIDKYETLASELLEWIEQTIVTLNDRQLANSLSAVQNQLQAFNSYRTVEKPPKFTEKGNLEVLLFTIQSKMRANNQKVYTPREGKLISDINKAWERLEKAEHERELALRNELIRQEKLEMLAARFDRKAAMRETWLSENQRLVSQDNFGTDLGAVEAATRKHEAIETDIGAYWERVAAVEAVAKELEAEGYHDVRRVLARRDNVLRLWEYLKELLVARRERLNAHRDLQRLFEEMRYIMDWMAEMKSRLQCQDSGKHLHDVLDLLQKHTLVEADISAQAERIKAVQGAAKRFTSYDQVYKPCEPGLVSEKVDLLGQAYEELGQLAGQRRERLEDSRRLWQFLWDLGEEAAWIREQEQILTSGECGRDLTSALHLLSKHEAFRDEMAARYGPLSNSIAAGEALVNEGNFGAPEITENMKDIRAQWTHLEETTKLREQKLKDSVALHQFLTDANDMDAWLMETLRQVSSQDVGHDEFSTQTLARKQREIEEEIKSHQPLIESLHEQNQALPQTCANFPEVEGRLPAIERRYKELQSLSVSRRQALEGALALYRMFSEAGACQLWVEEKEKWLHGMEIPTKLEDLEVVQQRFETLEPEMNNVGTSVTDVNKVAEQLLTSDNCNKDQIHQTCDRLNNRWKEFQNLTGQKKQGLESALNIQNYHLECNEIQTWMKEKTKVIESTQSLGNDLTGVMALQRKLTGMERDLEAIQGKLDDLREEAEKLAEEHPDQAGEIQDRLAGIQEVWEELNSTMKRREESLGEASKLQGFLRDLDDFQSWLSRTQTAVASEDSPTSLPEAESLLAQHENIKNEVDNYKEDYEKMRVVGEEVTQGQTDAQHMFLAQRLQALDTGWHELRQMWENRQSLLAQAFDFQTFLRDAKQAEAFLNSQEYVLSHTEMPTSLQGADEAIKKYEDFLTTTDASEEKITGVVEAGRRLINDGNANSDKIQEKVDSIQERHLKNKNAASELLAKLKDNRELQHFLQDGQELTLWINEKMLTAQDMSYDEARNLHSKWQKHQAFMAELASNKDWLDKIDKEGQALVAEKPELKPVVQQTLEDLQRQWEELESTTRTKAQCLFDANRAELFTQSCCALDGWVKNLEGQLHSDDYGKDLTSVNILLKKHQMLEHQMEVREKEVQSLQSQALALSQEDAGLAEVDGQQRRVTDSFSSLQEPLSQRRQRLLASKEAHQFNRDLEDEILWVKERMPLATSTDHGKDLPTVQLLIKKNQTLQKEIQGHQPRIDDIHKRGKTQSQVDKERQSVLEERLVELKELWDQLIGETDKRHARLVEANRAQQFYADAAEAEAWMGEQELHMMSEEKAKDEQSALVMVKKHQTLEQALEDYAQTIHQLANSSRLMVTSEHPESDRITLRQAQVDKLYAGLKDLAEERRGRLQERLRLTQLKREVDDLEQWIAEREVVAGSHELGQDYEHVTMLRDRFREFARDTSTIGQERVDGVNGLADDLIESGHPENASVAEWKDGLNEAWADLLELIDTRTQMLAASYELHRFHQDAMEVLGRVKEKREALPSDLGRDLNTVQHLHRQHNTFENDIQALSGQVNQVQDDAARLQKAYAGEKADDINRSEHAVSSAWQGLLEAGESRRVLLLDTVEKFRFFNMVRDLMLWMDGVNLQIDAHDSPRDVSSADLVIANHQDIKSEIETRADSFTACIDMGNTLINNNHYATDEIREKLGQLQEKRDKINKNWQDKMDYLQIMLEVLQFGRDAYVAESWLAGQEPLVRTADLGSNVDEVESLIKRHEAFEKLAASWEERFVQLEKLTTLEEQDIQRRREEEERARRPPTPATVEEVVQVQSEVESQVHDSAARTSLDQTTLNQSVSVNGVHSDNDTSQGSESENGPGRDSGLASSRLEPSATLPGRGGAESDPDTMEGILCRKQEMESHSKKAATRSWQNVYCVLRKGSLGFYKDGKSATNGIPYHGEVPISLGEAVCEIAHDYKKRKHVFKLRLGDGKEYLFQAKDEAEMSSWISAILSSIPSGSRDSPGGPRVLNRAMTMPPISPGTVDTGGVTMRNKDGKDKDREKRFSFFGKKK, encoded by the exons ATGAGCGTGAAGCTGTACAGAAGAAGACCTTCACCAAATGGGTGAACTCTCACTTAGGCCGAGTCACTTGTCGCATCAGTGACCTGTACACGGACCTGCGTGATGGCCGCATGCTTATCCGCCTGCTGGAAGTGCTCTCAGGAGAACAGCTG CCAAAGCCCACTAAAGGCCGCATGCGTATCCACTGCTTAGAAAATGTTGATAAAGCCCTGCAATTCCTCAAAGAGCAAAAGGTCCATCTAGAAAACATGGGATCACATGATATTGTGGATGGAAATCACCGTCTTACCCTGGGGCTCATCTGGACCATAATTCTTCGCTTCCAG ATTCAGGACATCAGCGTCGAGACAGAGGACAACAAAGAGAAGAAATCCGCAAAAGATGCCCTTCTCTTGTGGTGCCAAATGAAAACTGCCGG CTACCCCAATGTCAACATCCACAACTTCACTACCAGCTGGAGAGATGGTCTAGCGTTCAATGCCATCGTACACAAACACAG ACCCGACCTGATTGAATTTGACACCCTGAAAAGGTCCAACGCTCACTACAATCTCCAGAATGCTTTCAATGTGGCTGAGAAGGAGCTGGGCCTCACTAAGCTGCTGGACCCAGAAG ATGTTAATGTTGATCAGCCGGATGAGAAGTCCATCATTACCTATGTGGCAACCTACTACCATTACTTCTCAAAGATGAAAGCGCTAGCAGTGGAGGGCAAACGTATTGGCAAG GTTCTTGACTATGCCATTGAGGCTGATCAGCTGATAGACAAGTATGAGACCTTGGCCTCAGAGCTGCTGGAGTGGATCGAGCAGACGATAGTGACTCTGAATGATCGGCAGCTAGCTAACTCACTCAGCGCTGTGCAGAATCAGCTCCAGGCATTTAATTCTTACCGCACTGTGGAGAAACCACCCAA ATTCACAGAGAAAGGAAACTTAGAGGTTCTCCTCTTTACTATCCAGAGCAAGATGAGAGCAAACAACCAGAAAGTTTACACGCCAAGAGAGGGAAAACTAATCTCTGACATCAACAAG GCATGGGAGCGACTTGAAAAGGCAGAGCATGAACGTGAGCTGGCACTCAGAAATGAACTGATTCGCCAAGAAAAGCTCGAGATGCTTGCAGCACGTTTTGACCGCAAAGCTGCTATGCGGGAAACATGGCTGAGTGAGAATCAGCGGTTGGTGTCTCAG GACAATTTTGGAACTGACTTGGGAGCGGTGGAAGCTGCCACTCGTAAACACGAGGCGATTGAGACAGACATTGGTGCATATTGGGAGCGTGTGGCTGCAGTTGAGGCTGTTGCCAAAGAGCTGGAGGCAGAGGGATACCATGATGTGCGACGTGTGCTTGCAAGAAGGGACAATGTGCTTCGTCTCTGGGAATACCTCAAGGAGCTTCTGGTTGCACGCAGAGAACGACTCAATGCCCATCGAGACCTACAGAGGCTGTTTGAAGAGATGCGTTACATCATGGACTGGATGGCTGAGATGAAG AGTCGTCTGCAGTGCCAAGACAGTGGCAAACATTTGCATGATGTTTTGGACCTGCTTCAGAAACACACTCTAGTAGAGGCTGATATTTCTGCTCAGGCAGAGAGAATCAAAGCAGTGCAGGGAGCTGCTAAACGTTTCACTTCTTATGACCAAG TCTACAAACCATGCGAGCCAGGACTGGTTAGTGAAAAGGTCGACTTGCTAGGCCAAGCCTATGAGGAGCTTGGGCAGCTTGCTGGACAACGCAGAGAACGCCTGGAGGACTCTCGTCGCCTATGGCAGTTCCTGTGGGACTTGGGGGAGGAGGCAGCCTGGATCAGAGAGCAGGAGCAGATCCTGACCAGCGGAGAGTGTGGCCGTGACCTCACTTCTGCCCTTCATCTGCTCAGTAAACACGAGGCTTTCAGGGATGAGATGGCAGCCCGCTATGGCCCGTTGAGTAACAGCATTGCTGCGGGGGAAGCTTTGGTGAACGAGGGAAACTTTGGAGCCCCAGAGATCACAGAAAATATGAAAGATATTCGTGCACAGTGGACACATCTGGAGGAG ACGACAAAATTGAGAGAACAGAAGCTTAAAGACTCAGTGGCCCTGCATCAGTTCCTAACGGATGCTAATGACATGGATGCTTGGCTAATGGAAACACTCAGACAGGTCTCTAGTCAGGACGTGGGTCACGACGAGTTCTCCACCCAAACTCTAGCTCGCAAGCAGAGGGAAATTGAGGAGGAAATCAAGAGCCATCAACCTCTCATTGAATCCCTGCATGAGCAGAACCAAGCACTGCCACAAACCTGTGCTAATTTCCCTGAG GTGGAGGGCCGGCTACCTGCTATTGAGCGGCGCTACAAAGAGCTACAATCTCTGTCAGTGTCTCGGCGCCAGGCCTTGGAAGGTGCTTTAGCACTTTATCGCATGTTCAGTGAGGCAGGTGCCTGCCAACTCTGggtggaagaaaaagaaaagtggttACATGGCATGGAGATCCCGACCAAACTTGAAGACTTGGAAGTGGTGCAGCAGAG GTTTGAAACACTGGAACCTGAAATGAACAACGTAGGGACCAGTGTCACCGATGTGAACAAGGTGGCTGAGCAGCTGTTAACCTCTGACAACTGCAACAAAGACCAAATCCACCAGACATGTGACCGTCTGAACAACAG GTGGAAAGAATTCCAGAATCTGACTGGTCAAAAGAAACAAGGCCTGGAGTCAGCCCTTAATATCCAAAACTACCACCTGGAATGTAATGAGATCCAAACGTGGATGAAGGAAAAGACCAAAGTAATTGAATCTACTCAGAGCTTGGGAAATGATCTGACTGGAGTGATGGCACTACAGCGCAAACTCACAGGCATGGAGCGAGACCTAGAAGCTATTCAG GGAAAATTAGATGACCTGAGAGAGGAGGCAGAAAAACTGGCCGAGGAACATCCAGATCAAGCAGGGGAGATTCAAGATCGCCTGGCAGGAATACAGGAAGTGTGGGAGGAGTTGAACTCTACCATGAAACGGCGTGAAGAGTCACTGGGAGAGGCCAGCAAGCTGCAGGGCTTCCTCCGGGATCTAGATGACTTCCAGTCGTGGCTATCCCGCACCCAGACAGCTGTGGCCTCAGAGGACAGTCCCACCTCTCTGCCTGAGGCTGAGAGTTTGCTCGCCCAGCATGAGAATATAAAAAATGAGGTGGATAACTATAAGGAGGACTATGAAAAAATGCGAGTGGTCGGTGAGGAGGTGACCCAAGGTCAAACAGATGCACAACACATGTTCTTGGCTCAAAGGCTCCAGGCGCTGGATACTGGCTGGCATGAGCTGCGTCAAATGTGGGAGAACCGCCAAAGTCTTTTGGCCCAAGCATTCGACTTCCAGACGTTCTTAAGAGATGCAAAGCAGGCGGAGGCCTTCCTCAACAGCCAG gaGTATGTATTATCCCACACAGAAATGCCGACAAGTCTCCAGGGAGCGGACGAGGCCATTAAGAAATATGAAGATTTCCTCACCACCACAGATGCCAGCGAGGAGAAGATAACTGGTGTTGTGGAGGCGGGACGGCGCCTCATTAACGATGGCAATGCAAACTCTGATAAGATCCAAGAGAAAGTGGATTCTATTCAGGAAAG GCATCTCAAGAATAAGAATGCTGCCAGTGAATTGCTGGCAAAACTTAAGGATAACCGTGAACTGCAACACTTCCTCCAAGATGGACAGGAG CTCACATTATGGATCAATGAGAAAATGCTGACAGCTCAAGACATGTCATATGATGAGGCTCGAAATCTTCACAGCAAGTGGCAGAAACACCAGGCCTTCATGGCAGAACTGGCCTCAAACAAAGACTGGTTAGACAAAATCGATAAG GAGGGCCAGGCTCTTGTGGCAGAGAAGCCAGAGTTGAAACCTGTTGTTCAGCAAACCCTCGAGGACCTACAGCGTCAGTGGGAGGAGTTAGAGAGCACCACCCGCACCAAAGCCCAGTGCTTGTTTGATGCCAATCGGGCAGAGTTGTTCACACAGAGCTGCTGTGCTCTGGACGGCTGGGTGAAGAACCTTGAGGGTCAGCTGCATAGTGATGATTATGGCAAGGATCTGACCAGTGTCAACATCCTGCTCAAGAAGCATCAG ATGCTGGAGCACCAGATGGAGGTCAGGGAGAAGGAGGTGCAGTCACTGCAGTCTCAAGCCTTAGCTTTGTCTCAGGAAGATGCTGGACTTGCTGAGGTAGATGGTCAACAAAGGCGTGTCACAGACAGCTTTTCCAGCCTTCAGGAGCCTCTTAGCCAGAGGAGACAGCGGCTCCTTGCCTCCAAAGAGGCCCACCAGTTCAACAGAGACCTGGAAGACGAAATC TTGTGGGTGAAAGAGAGGATGCCTTTGGCAACCTCTACAGACCACGGAAAAGATCTTCCTACAGTACAGCTACTTATCAAGAAGAACCAG ACATTGCAAAAGGAGATCCAGGGACATCAACCCCGAATTGATGACATCCACAAACGAGGAAAGACTCAAAGCCAGGTAGACAAGGAGCGGCAGTCTGTTCTTGAGGAGCGACTTGTTGAGCTGAAAGAACTTTGGGACCAGCTGATTGGCGAGACCGACAAACGTCATGCTCGTCTAGTAGAGGCCAATCGAGCCCAGCAGTTCTATGCTGATGCGGCGGAGGCAGAGGCCTGGATGGGAGAGCAGGAGTTGCACATGATGTCGGAAGAAAAGGCAAAG GATGAACAGAGTGCTCTAGTGATGGTTAAAAAGCACCAAACTCTGGAACAAGCACTTGAAGACTACGCCCAGACCATTCACCAGTTAGCCAATAGCAGCCGATTAATGGTGACCAGCGAACATCCAGAGAG TGACAGAATCACATTACGACAAGCACAAGTCGACAAGTTGTACGCTGGGTTGAAAGACCTCGCAGAGGAGCGCCGTGGGAGGCTTCAGGAGAGACTTCGTCTGACCCAGTTAAAGCGGGAGGTGGATGATTTGGAACAGTGGATCGCAGAAAGGGAGGTGGTGGCTGGCTCCCATGAACTAGGACAGGACTATGAGCATGTCACA ATGCTGAGAGACAGGTTTCGTGAGTTTGCTCGTGACACTAGCACAATTGGCCAAGAGCGTGTAGATGGCGTAAATGGACTGGCAGACGACCTCATTGAATCTGGTCACCCGGAGAACGCCAGTGTCGCCGAGTGGAAAGATGGCCTAAACGAGGCCTGGGCCGACCTGCTGGAACTGattgacacacgcacacagatgtTGGCAGCCTCCTATGAATTGCACCGCTTCCATCAGGATGCCATGGAGGTTCTTGGGCGCGTCAAGGAGAAGCGGGAGGCGCTACCGTCTGACCTCGGCCGAGATTTAAACACTGTCCAGCATCTACACAGACAGCACAATACTTTTGAAAATGACATTCAGGCCCTCAGTGGACAG GTGAACCAGGTGCAAGATGATGCCGCAAGGCTGCAAAAGGCTTACGCTGGAGAGAAAGCTGATGACATTAACCGGAGTGAACATGCTGTGAGCTCTGCTTGGCAGGGTCTTCTTGAGGCCGGTGAGTCCCGCAGGGTACTCCTCCTCGACACCGTGGAAAAGTTCCGCTTCTTCAACATGGTGCGAGACCTCATGCTCTGGATGGATGGGGTCAACCTGCAGATTGATGCACATGACAGCCCCAG GGATGTATCTTCTGCAGACCTGGTCATTGCTAATCATCAAGACATCAAGTCGGAGATTGAGACCCGAGCAGACAGCTTCACAGCCTGTATTGACATGGGAAACACGCTCATCAACAATAATCACTATGCCACTGATGAG ATCCGGGAAAAGCTCGGTCAGTTACAAGAAAAGAGAGACAAGATCAACAAAAATTGGCAGGACAAGATGGACTATTTACAAATTA TGCTGGAAGTATTGCAGTTTGGACGGGATGCCTATGTCGCAGAGTCTTGGTTGGCTGGGCAAGAACCTCTTGTGCGGACAGCAGACCTAGGCTCCAATGTAGACGAGGTGGAAAGTCTAATAAAGCGCCACGAGGCCTTTGAGAAACTTGCTGCTTCCTGGGAAGAGCGTTTTGTCCAGTTGGAGAAGCTTACTACA CTGGAGGAGCAGGATATTCAGAGGCGgcgagaggaagaggagagggcACGACGGCCCCCCACACCAGCCACGGTAGAGGAAGTGGTGCAGGTGCAGTCGGAGGTAGAAAGTCAAGTGCATGACTCTGCGGCCAG AACCAGTCTAGACCAGACAACACTGAATCAGTCGGTGTCTGTGAATGGAGTACACAGTGACAATGACACGTCACAG GGCTCAGAGTCAGAAAACGGACCAGGTCGAGACAGCGGCTTAGCGTCCTCACGCCTCGAGCCGTCGGCCACGTTACCGGGCAGAGGTGGAGCCGAGTCTGACCCGGACACCATGGAGGGTATACTCTGTCGAAAACAAGAGATGGAGTCGCACAGTAAGAAGGCAGCTACCAG GTCATGGCAGAATGTATACTGTGTCCTAAGAAAAGGAAGTCTCGGTTTCTACAAAGATGGCAAGAGCGCTACTAATGGGATTCCATACCACGGAGAGGTCCCAATCAGCCTTGGAGAGGCTGTTTGTGAGATCGCACATGACTATAAGAAGAGGAAACATGTTTTCAAGCTACG GCTAGGAGATGGAAAGGAGTACCTGTTCCAAGCAAAGGATGAG GCGGAAATGAGCTCCTGGATAAGCGCCATCCTCAGTTCCATTCCATCGGGATCAAGAGACTCACCTGGAGGTCCGCGGGTCCTCAACCGTGCTATGACCATGCCCCCCATCTCCCCTGGCACAGTCGATACTGGAGGTGTGACCATGCGCAATAAAGACGGAAAAGATAAGGATCGGGAGAAGAGGTTCAGCTTCTTTGGCAAGAAAAAATAG